The genomic DNA TCATAGTCATTCAAAGTACTATTGATTGGCAGAAGTCAAAAAAATAATATAATTTTATATTATCAAAATAATAACAGGAGGCAGCAAATGTTAAATTTTACTTATAATATTCCAACTAAAATAATATTTGGAAAAGATGAATTAGGAAGACTCCCGAAAGAAATTCTTCTTCACGGGAACAGAGTTTTATTTTTATATGGAAAAAATAGTATAAAAAAGACCGGACTATATGATAAAGTTGTTTCACTTTTAAATGATAAAGGCATATTCTTTAAGGAGCTCTCAGGCGTAAAGCCTAATCCTGACATATCCAGCGTAAGAGAAGGAATTAAAATAATAAAGGAAAATAACCTTAATTTTATACTCGCTGTGGGAGGAGGCAGCACTATTGACTGTGCTAAGGCTGTTTCAGCCGGCGCGAATTATACAGGAGACCCATGGGACTTTCTTCTTGGCAAAGCAAAGGTGAAAAATGTACTCCCTATAGGCTCTATATTGACGCTTGCCGCTACAGGCTCTGAAATGAACGGCGGCTCTGTTATTTCAAATGAAAAGACACAGGAAAAACTGGCTTTTGGTCATCCGCTTCTTGTACCGGTCTTTACATTTGAAGATCCTACACTTACATTTAGTGTCTCAAAATACCAGACTGCTGCCGGTGCTACTGACATAGTCAGTCATCTTCTGGAACAATATTTTTCATCCCATAATGATGACGGACTTCCTGACAGACTTACCGAGGCAATGATGATAAATGTTATTAATTATGCAAAAAAAGCTGTCTTAGAACCGGATAATTATGAAGCCAGAGCAAACCTTATGTGGACAAGCTCTCTTGCTCTGAATAATCTGGTTACATATGGAAAAAAACACGGGGACTGGGCTTCACACGGGATTGAACATGAAGTAAGTGCTATTTATGATATTACTCATGGTGCCGGACTTGCCATACTTTTCCCGAATGTTCTGAAATATTATCTGAATAAAGACATCGCTGAATCTCTTCCGCTTACAAAATTCCTGAATCTGGGGAAAAATGTATTCGGCATATCCAATGATGATGAAAAAGCAGCGGCTTTGAAAACTATTGAAAAAATAAGGGATTTCTTTGATACACTGGACATGCCGTCAAAGCTTTCCGATGAAAATGTGGATGATTCCAAAATTGATGTCATGGCCAAAGGTGCTGCCAGAAAAGGAACACTCGGCTACTATCATATGCTTGAAGAAAGAGATATTTTTGAAATACTTAAAAAATCTGTATAATTAAATAAATTTTGAAATAAATCACCTGTATTTTCTTCTATCAGGTGATTTTGTTATAAAAAATAAAAGCAACAGTTTTATAAAACCGTTGCCTATATTTAGGTTTCTGCTCTTTGATTTAATATAAAAACATTTTGTTTCATATAAACTTTTGCATGTCTATATTTTTATATTATATCCTCCAGCATCTCCTGAAATTGTCTCTTATTCAGACTTGTATATATTCTGGTGGTTTCCAGTGAGGAATGTCCCAGTATATCTGCAAGTGCAGCAATATTATTATTCTTTTTCAAAAACTGAACAGCAAATAAGTGCCTGAAAGCATGTGCATGTACCTTGCTCTTTTTCAAACCGCCGCGTGCATTGGCTGCACTTTGTTTCAGTGAATTATGTATGTATATCCTGCTTACTTCGATTATGCTTCCGCTTTTTATATTTCTTTCTCCGCAGTATTTTTTCAATATATTTATCAAATTTTTTGAAAGAATTATAATTCTGATTTTTCCTTTATTCTCTATTTCCACTATACCTGTTTTCAGATTTTCTACATGAATATACTTGAGTTCGGATACTCTTATTCCAGTATGAGCCAGAACCACCATAGTAATCCTGATTTTCTCGTTAATAGCAAATTTCAGAAGTCTTTTATACTCCCTTTCCGTAAGAAAGTCATCTTTAATACTCATTCTGTGCACTTTCTCTGCTTTTAATCTTACATCTATACCCAGACTCTTAAAAAAATTATTTAAAGTAGTTACTTTTCTGTTTATTGTACTCACTTTATAATTGTTTTTCAGATATTTTCTGTAATTATGAATCTCTTTTGGAATAATCTCCAGATTTTTTTCAGGAAGAAATTCCAAAAACTTTTTTATATCCGCCATATATGCGTTAATTGTAGTCTGCGAAAAAAATTTCATCTGAAGAGTATTTTTATATTCTTCTATAATTTTATCCATAAATATTTTCCCCAATGTGTTATCTTCATAATTAAAGTTATTTATTAATTTGTTTTATTTATTTCGAAAAACTTTATAACTGTAAAAAGTATTTCAAATAATTTATTTTCAAATATTACAGAAGCTTTTTTCCTTTATTTTGCAGAAAAAAAAAATTTTGTATCAATTTATTAATAGCTTCTCTAAACCCTTATTTTTTGATTATAACACAAAACTACAAAATAGTTAACATAATTATATATTATGTTAACTTATTTAAATAAAAAATAAAAAGCCCTAATTTTTTAAGAAAAATATTTTTAGCTT from Sebaldella termitidis ATCC 33386 includes the following:
- a CDS encoding iron-containing alcohol dehydrogenase encodes the protein MLNFTYNIPTKIIFGKDELGRLPKEILLHGNRVLFLYGKNSIKKTGLYDKVVSLLNDKGIFFKELSGVKPNPDISSVREGIKIIKENNLNFILAVGGGSTIDCAKAVSAGANYTGDPWDFLLGKAKVKNVLPIGSILTLAATGSEMNGGSVISNEKTQEKLAFGHPLLVPVFTFEDPTLTFSVSKYQTAAGATDIVSHLLEQYFSSHNDDGLPDRLTEAMMINVINYAKKAVLEPDNYEARANLMWTSSLALNNLVTYGKKHGDWASHGIEHEVSAIYDITHGAGLAILFPNVLKYYLNKDIAESLPLTKFLNLGKNVFGISNDDEKAAALKTIEKIRDFFDTLDMPSKLSDENVDDSKIDVMAKGAARKGTLGYYHMLEERDIFEILKKSV
- a CDS encoding tyrosine-type recombinase/integrase, whose product is MDKIIEEYKNTLQMKFFSQTTINAYMADIKKFLEFLPEKNLEIIPKEIHNYRKYLKNNYKVSTINRKVTTLNNFFKSLGIDVRLKAEKVHRMSIKDDFLTEREYKRLLKFAINEKIRITMVVLAHTGIRVSELKYIHVENLKTGIVEIENKGKIRIIILSKNLINILKKYCGERNIKSGSIIEVSRIYIHNSLKQSAANARGGLKKSKVHAHAFRHLFAVQFLKKNNNIAALADILGHSSLETTRIYTSLNKRQFQEMLEDII